Proteins co-encoded in one Pelobates fuscus isolate aPelFus1 chromosome 5, aPelFus1.pri, whole genome shotgun sequence genomic window:
- the TM9SF1 gene encoding transmembrane 9 superfamily member 1 produces MYVLLPLGLLCLWLVAPYAAAKENRYKAGDPVILYVNKVGPYHNPQETYHYYQLPVCAPQEIVHKSLSLGEVLDGDRMAESMYKIEFRRNVERETLCELKLSVNQVEELRQAIEELYYFEFVLDDIPIRGFVGYMEESGFLPHTHKIGLWSHLDFNIEYNEDRIIFANVSVRDVKPFSLDDVREPLSLTHTYSVRWFPTSISYEKRGDKLRDSSFFPKSLEIHWLSIINSMVLVFLLLGFVVIILMRVLKSDLARYNLDEEGADDMDQGDNGWKIIHTDVFRFPPYRSFLCAILGVGSQFLALGTGIIVMVLLGLFNVHRHGAINSAAILLYALTCCVSGYISSNFYRQMGGDRWVWNIVLTTSLFSAPFFLTWSVVNSVHWANGSTQALPATTILLLLTVWLLVGFPLTVIGGIFGKNRAGNFEAPCRTKNIAREIPSQPWYKSAPVHMAIGGFLPFSAISVELYYIFATIWGREQYTLYGILFIVFAILLSVGACISVALTYFQLSGEDYRWWWRSIMSTGSTGAFIFLYSVFYYWRRSNMSGVVQSVEFFGYSFLTAYVFFLMLGTVSFTASLRFIRYIYVNLKMD; encoded by the exons ATGTATGTTCTGCTGCCACTCGGCCTCCTGTGCTTGTGGCTTGTGGCTCCATATGCAGCAGCAAAGGAGAATCGGTATAAAGCAGGGGATCCAGTGATTCTTTATGTAAATAAGGTGGGACCATATCACAACCCACAAGAGACCTATCACTACTATCAGTTGCCGGTGTGTGCCCCCCAAGAAATTGTTCATAAGAGTCTGTCGCTGGGAGAGGTTCTGGATGGAGATCGCATGGCAGAGTCTATGTATAAAATAGAGTTCCGACGCAATGTGGAGAGAGAAACATTGTGTGAGCTGAAGTTGTCCGTGAATCAG GTGGAGGAGCTGCGCCAGGCAATTGAAGAGCTTTACTATTTTGAATTTGTGCTTGATGACATCCCAATTCGGGGTTTTGTGGGCTACATGGAAGAAAGTGGCTTCCTGCCTCACACTCATAAAATTGGTCTGTGGTCTCACTTGGATTTTAACATTGAGTATAATGAAGATAGAATTATTTTTGCAAATGTAAGTGTCCGAGATGTGAAGCCATTCAGCTTGGATGATGTGAGAGAGCCCCTCAGTTTAACACACACCTACAGCGTGCGCTGGTTTCCAACCTCCATCTCGTATGAAAAACGTGGAGACAAATTGCGGGACTCAAGTTTTTTTCCTAAAAGCCTTGAAATTCACTGGCTCTCAATAATTAATTCTATGGTTCTGGTTTTCCTACTTCTGGGCTTTGTGGTTATCATCCTGATGCGTGTTCTGAAGAGTGACCTTGCAAGGTATAACCTGGATGAGGAGGGAGCAGATGATATGGACCAAGGAGACAATGGATGGAAAATAATACACACCGATGTATTCCGTTTTCCCCCTTACAGAAGCTTCCTGTGTGCTATATTGGGTGTTGGCTCCCAGTTTCTAGCACTAGGGACAG GTATCATAGTCATGGTTCTTTTGGGTCTTTTTAATGTACACAGACATGGTGCTATCAATTCTGCAGCAATCCTTCTCTATGCACTTACCTGCTGTGTGTCTGGTTACATTTCAAGTAATTTCTACAGGCAGATGGGTGGAGATCGCTGGGTTTGGAACATCGTACTCACTACTAGTCTCTTCTCAG CTCCATTTTTCCTGACTTGGAGTGTGGTAAACTCCGTGCACTGGGCCAATGGTTCAACTCAAGCTCTTCCAGCAACCACCATCCTGCTTCTCCTGACAGTATGGCTACTAGTTGGGTTTCcactcactgtgattggtggCATCTTTGGAAAAAACAGAGCAGGGAATTTTGAGGCTCCATGTCGAACCAAGAACATTGCCCGGGAAATCCCTTCCCAACCGTGGTACAAATCTGCACCAGTACACATGGCCATTGGTGGCTTCCTTCCTTTCAG TGCAATTTCAGTGgagctatattatatatttgctaCTATCTGGGGACGTGAACAATACACTCTGTACGGGATCCTGTTCATTGTCTTTGCAATATTGCTCAGTGTTGGTGCCTGTATCTCTGTGGCTTTGACATAtttccaactctcaggagaagattATCGTTGGTGGTGGAGATCAATAATGAGCACCGGCTCCACAGGAGCTTTTATCTTTCTCTACTCTGTCTTCTACTACTGGAGACGCTCTAACATGTCAGGGGTTGTTCAGAGTGTTGAATTCTTTGGGTATTCATTCCTCACTGCGTACGTTTTCTTCCTCATGCTTGGAACAGTGAGCTTCACTGCATCACTTCGATTTATACGCTACATATATGTCAACCTCAAGATGGACTAA